Within the Leptolyngbya sp. CCY15150 genome, the region ATCGGGCCCGATCGCTCACTCAGAGGCAACTGGCATGAAGACAACGTCGCCCACTATTCTGGCACTTGATTTTGATGGTGTCTTGTGCGATGGACTGATTGAATATTTCCAGACGGCATGGCAAGCCTATGGCCGCATCTGGTCGCCAATGTCGGCTCAGCCACCGGCAGGGCTGGCTGAGCGCTTTTACCGCCTGCGGCCGGTGGTAGAAACGGGTTGGGAGATGCCGCTGCTGCTGCGATCGCTCCTGTTGGGTGCCGCCGATGCCGATATTTTGAACGACTGGCCGACCCTCGCCCATGATCTAGTCACCGCCGAGCAGCTCGACAGCGCCCACCTAGCCACCACGGTAGACGGCGTTCGGGATGAGTGGATTGCCCGAGACGTAGACCATTGGCTAGCCCAGCATCGCTTCTATCCTGGGGTGATTGCCCGACTGCAGGAGGCGATCGCCCAATGTACGGTGGCGATTGTCACCACGAAGGAAGGACGGTTTGTGATGCAACTGTTGCAGCAGCAGGGGATCCAGCTTGATCCATCGATGATTTTAGGTAAGGAAGTGAAGCAACCTAAGTATCAAACCCTGCGCCAGTTGCGATCGCGCTATGGGAGCCAGAGCGTGATCTGGTTTGTGGAAGATCGGCTCAAGGCCTTACAGTCGGTGCAGGGGCAAGACGATCTGCATGACGTGCGGCTGTTCCTGGCCGACTGGGGCTACAATACCGAGAGCGATCGCGCCCAAGCCCAGCAGGCTGCTGCCGTTGACTTAATATCCCTAGCCACGTTTTGCCAACCCTTTAGCCATTGGCCGAGTCATCAGGATGATTCTGCTTCGGCCTCAACTTGAGAGAGTCTGCCCCATCCAGATCCTCAGTAGGATGCTCAGCGGGATAGTGATCTGCAGGATAGTGATCTGTAGAATCACTGGGGGTTGAGCCATTGAGTTCGCCAGGCAAGAGCCCCAAGCGCATACCTTCCGTTTCGCTACAGATACGATAGGTATTGCGCCCTTGGCGTTTCGCCTCATAGAGGGCGGAGTCTGCCATACGAATCAGGATTTCTGGAAAGTTATTGCGGGTAGGAATGTAGGTGGCAACACCAATGCTAATGGTGACGTGGGAGGAGTTTTGGGACACTTCATGGTGGATTTCCATGGCCCGAATGCCTGCCCCAATAGTTTTAGCAACCTGGATGGCTCCCTCTTGTTCTGTATTAGGCAAGATCACCGCAAATTCTTCACCGCCGTAGCGAGCCACCAGATCCGCTGGCCGTTTGACCAACTGGCTGATCAAATTAGCCACCATCCGTAGGCAGCGATCGCCCTCTTGGTGGCCGTGGGTGTCGTTGTAATACTTGAAAAAATCAATATCGCACATCAGTAATGAGAGGGGCTGGCGATCGCGCATCAGCCTGCGCCACTCATGGTCAAGATATTGATCAAACCGGCGGCGGTTGGCCACTTGGGTAAGGCCGTCCAAAAAGGCAATGCGCTGCAGTTTCTGATTGGCTTGCTTCAGTTCCTCGTGCAGTTCGGCCTGCTGGATGGCAATACTAAATTGGGTGGCCAGTTGCTGTAGCAGGCGCACTTCTCCCGGCTTCCAATGGCGGATTATCTTGCACTGCTGCACAATCATCAGCCCCCACAGCGTTTCTCCCTGCAGCAGTGGCACCACAAGCTGAGCGCGGATGTTGAAATATTCTAAAAATTCCTGCTGATGGGGCTTGAGAGGCTGCTCGTAGATATCCTCCACCGCCAACACGCGGCCGTGCTGGTACAGCGACAGATATTTTTTCTCTAGCGTCCAAGGATCGCGCACGATCCAACCCAGCATTGAGAGCTGGTCATTGGCCAAGGATTCTTCAATGACCAATCCCGTGCCGTCGGGTTCCAGATGTTGAATAATCACCCGATCCACCTCCAGCAGATTGCGAATATC harbors:
- a CDS encoding HAD family hydrolase — translated: MKTTSPTILALDFDGVLCDGLIEYFQTAWQAYGRIWSPMSAQPPAGLAERFYRLRPVVETGWEMPLLLRSLLLGAADADILNDWPTLAHDLVTAEQLDSAHLATTVDGVRDEWIARDVDHWLAQHRFYPGVIARLQEAIAQCTVAIVTTKEGRFVMQLLQQQGIQLDPSMILGKEVKQPKYQTLRQLRSRYGSQSVIWFVEDRLKALQSVQGQDDLHDVRLFLADWGYNTESDRAQAQQAAAVDLISLATFCQPFSHWPSHQDDSASAST